From Lasioglossum baleicum chromosome 2, iyLasBale1, whole genome shotgun sequence, a single genomic window includes:
- the Senju gene encoding UDP-galactose transporter senju, which yields MGFINWGELFPGRWSLVIFISYMALFVNQGIIVTWSQRNGHYEYNIVMVVLMTEVMKLLASTTLYCKDNSIRSFWQEITGNKRVLLLYMIPSVLYCLYNNLAFINLAAFDPTTYYVLLQFRVVVTGIIYQIIFKRKLSVKQWLSLIILTIGCMVKHIDLDLDVNSFSSRINITSNVILVFVQTICSCLAGVYNEYLLKEAGAEINIFVQNAFMYIDSILCNLLVFIVLYITQSSSSDMFSNISPSVLLQPKIMLIMLNNTAVGIITSFFLKSLNSVLKTFASALELVFTAVLCWLLFSIPIYLNTVISIVMVSYAVILYSQNPVLGPKTILP from the exons ATGGGATTTATAAATTGGGGGGAATTATTTCCAGGAAGatggagccttgtcatttttatttccTACATGGCCCTTTTCGTGAATCAAG gTATCATTGTAACTTGGTCACAAAGAAATGGGCACTACGAATACAATATTGTTATGGTAGTATTAATGACAGAAGTAATGAAATTGTTGGCTTCGACAACGTTATACTGCAAGGA CAATAGCATTAGGAGCTTTTGGCAAGAAATCACAGGAAATAAAAGAg tgCTGCTACTGTATATGATACCTTCAGTCTTGTATTGTCTGTACAATAATCTGGCATTCATTAACTTGGCTGCATTTGATCCGACAACTTACTATGTGTTGTTGCAATTTCGCGTTGTCGTGACTGGAATTATTTACCAG ataattttcaagagaaaattGTCCGTGAAACAGTGGCTTTCGCTGATAATATTAACCATCGGATGTATGGTGAAACATATAGATCTAGATCTTGACGTCAATAGTTTTAGTTCCAGAATTAACATAACTAGTAATGTAATCCTCGTGTTTGTACAG ACGATCTGTTCCTGTTTGGCGGGAGTATACAACGAATACCTGTTGAAAGAAGCAGGAGCGGAGATcaatatttttgtacaaaatgcaTTTATGTACATCGACagtattttatgtaatttattaGTATTTATAGTACTATACATTACGCAGAGTAGTTCGTCCGATATGTTTAGTAATATTAGTCCAAGTGTACTACTGCAACCTAAAATTATGTTAATTATGCTGAATAATACAGCGGTCGGAATAATCACGAGTTTTTTCCTGAAGAGCTTGAATTCTGTATTAAAAACGTTCGCCAGTGCGCTGGAGCTGGTGTTCACCGCAGTTTTATGTTGGTTACTATTCAGTATTCCTATTTACCTGAACACAGTGATATCTATTGTTATGGTAAGTTACGCGGTCATACTGTACTCGCAGAATCCAGTGTTAGGACCAAAGACTATACTGCCCTGA
- the Tbc1d23 gene encoding TBC1 domain family member 23 isoform X2: MALQEDENTWVLELEAALLDTVSPSASDIYAICKGQAVPTNLRPDVWQACLDVTDRGNQLSHFNEVFDLPEQNVVREDCQQLVAKLGNDDEDKVSVVSDLESILTFYCKSKGKEYKRGNGWLELLGPLIALKLPRSATYNLFETIIDIYIPRDETYSSVLRLLLLYHEPELCCFLDTKRVSPDQYTKGWVTTLFAGVCSLPAVCTMWDLYFMQADPFFMLFLSLIMVINAREQILSMMSNDKQSIIDAIAALPCALEAEDVTDFCSLAQYYAMKTPASFKHDLYPVMFGEGFDGKYISHALCLPVSAQELVENSIESPSVPNTSVESVRFFLVDCRPAEQYNAGHLPTAFHLDCNLMLQEPAAFSTAVQGLLQAQRQALAVGSQAGGEHLCFLGSGRQEEDRYTHMVVSFFLQRHTQYVSMVTSGYQAIHEYFGDEVVSSLVDHNSQHCLVCNANMSETNSNESSPAKVKNNNSDFLGKIKKVKGKLFDYIVNPSASVQNSVENRNGKDPEYTKRQKKTAPVFSIDDDQESDMVMTNHESEEPVEVVSIQQWMKDPKLLHSFKCQEVKVNRDLCDSILLVTDTHLIVLREIPERKGAAHVIVKRPLTSIVKITSRKRNPDLITFKYGTTQYNDTVISDMDKFLIPNATEATKLITQRILEQLETTN; the protein is encoded by the exons ATGGCACTACAAGAGGACGAAAACACCTG GGTTCTGGAGCTGGAAGCAGCTTTGTTGGATACTGTGTCGCCATCGGCGTCTGATATATATGCAATTTGCAAGGGACAAGCAGTTCCTACGAATCTAAGGCCAGATGTGTGGCAAGCATGTTTAGATGTTACCGATCGAGGCAATCAATTAAGTCATTTTAACGAAGTTTTTGATTTACCCGAACAAAATGTTGTTCGTGAAGATTGCCAGCAATTGGTTG CAAAGTTAGGAAACGACGATGAGGACAAAGTATCTGTCGTTTCCGATTTAGAgtctattttaacattttattgCAAGAGCAAGGGGAAAGAATATAAAAGAGGGAACGGATGGCTGGAGTTATTGGGTCCTTTAATAGCTTTAAAACTTCCTCGTAGCGCTacatataatttatttgagaCAATAATAGATATTTATATTCCTAG AGATGAAACCTACAGTTCTGTATTAAGATTGTTATTGCTTTACCATGAACCAGAATTATGTTGTTTCTTGGACACGAAAAGAGTTTCGCCAGATCAATACACGAAAGGATGGGTAACTACTTTGTTCGCTGGTGTGTGTTCGCTACCAGCTGTATGTACAATGTGGGATTTGTATTTTATGCAAGCCGATCCGTTCTTCATGTTATTTCTTTCGCTTATTATGGTGATAAACGCTAG AGAGCAAATTTTAAGTATGATGAGCAACGATAAACAGAGTATAATAGATGCGATAGCTGCTCTGCCTTGTGCTTTAGAAGCGGAGGATGTGACAGACTTTTGCTCTCTGGCGCAATATTACGCGATGAAGACGCCAGCCTCTTTTAAGCACGATTTGTACCCGGTGATGTTCGGCGAGGGTTTCGACGGGAAATATATATCGCACGCGCTATGCTTGCCTGTCTCGGCTCAAGAATTAGTCGAGAACTCTATTGAAAGTCCGTCCGTACCAAATACATCCGTTGAATCAGTCAGATTTTTCCTAGTGGATTGCAGACCTGCCGAGCAATACAATGCGGGACATCTGCCGACAGCGTTTCACTTAGATTGTAATTTG ATGCTACAAGAACCGGCTGCGTTCTCCACAGCGGTGCAAGGATTGTTGCAGGCACAACGACAAGCGCTGGCTGTTGGGTCGCAAGCTGGCGGCGAACATCTTTGCTTTTTAGGAAGTGGCAGGCAAGAAGAGGATCGCTATACACACATGGTAGTCTCGTTCTTCTTGCAGAGGCACACGCAGTACGTCAGCATGGTCACGTCCGGATACCAAG CCATACACGAGTACTTTGGTGACGAAGTCGTTTCTAGTCTCGTCGATCACAATTCGCAGCATTGTTTAGTATGCAACGCTAACATGTCCGAAACGAATTCTAACGAATCGAGTCCAGCCAAGGTGAAGAATAACAATTCCGATTTCCTCGGGAAGATAAAGAAAGTGAAAGGAAAGTTGTTCGATTATATTGTCAATCCATCAGCAAGTGTTCAAAACAGCGTGGAGAATAGGAATGGTAAAGATCCAGAGTATACTAAACGGCAAAAGAAAACCGCCCCTGTGTTTAGCATAGATGATGATCAGGAATCGG ATATGGTTATGACGAATCACGAGAGCGAAGAACCGGTCGAAGTAGTCTCCATCCAACAATGGATGAAGGATCCAAAATTGCTACATTCCTTTAAATGCCAAGAAGTGAAAGTGAATAGAGATCTCTGTGATAG TATACTTTTGGTTACTGACACTCACCTTATTGTACTCCGGGAAATACCAGAACGAAAAGGTGCGGCGCACGTAATTGTCAAGCGTCCGTTGACGAGTATTGTTAAGATTACCTCTAGAAAACGAAACCCGGATTTGATCACGTTCAAATACGGTACAACGCAGTACAATGACACGGTCATCTCGGACATGGACAAATTTCTAATTCCTAACGCGACCGAGGCCACTAAATTGATCACACAGCGAATCCTGGAACAATTGGAAACAACCAATTAA
- the Tbc1d23 gene encoding TBC1 domain family member 23 isoform X1: protein MALQEDENTWVLELEAALLDTVSPSASDIYAICKGQAVPTNLRPDVWQACLDVTDRGNQLSHFNEVFDLPEQNVVREDCQQLVAKLGNDDEDKVSVVSDLESILTFYCKSKGKEYKRGNGWLELLGPLIALKLPRSATYNLFETIIDIYIPRYSIESDYYPRNNNKCNSYLYVCIFRDETYSSVLRLLLLYHEPELCCFLDTKRVSPDQYTKGWVTTLFAGVCSLPAVCTMWDLYFMQADPFFMLFLSLIMVINAREQILSMMSNDKQSIIDAIAALPCALEAEDVTDFCSLAQYYAMKTPASFKHDLYPVMFGEGFDGKYISHALCLPVSAQELVENSIESPSVPNTSVESVRFFLVDCRPAEQYNAGHLPTAFHLDCNLMLQEPAAFSTAVQGLLQAQRQALAVGSQAGGEHLCFLGSGRQEEDRYTHMVVSFFLQRHTQYVSMVTSGYQAIHEYFGDEVVSSLVDHNSQHCLVCNANMSETNSNESSPAKVKNNNSDFLGKIKKVKGKLFDYIVNPSASVQNSVENRNGKDPEYTKRQKKTAPVFSIDDDQESDMVMTNHESEEPVEVVSIQQWMKDPKLLHSFKCQEVKVNRDLCDSILLVTDTHLIVLREIPERKGAAHVIVKRPLTSIVKITSRKRNPDLITFKYGTTQYNDTVISDMDKFLIPNATEATKLITQRILEQLETTN from the exons ATGGCACTACAAGAGGACGAAAACACCTG GGTTCTGGAGCTGGAAGCAGCTTTGTTGGATACTGTGTCGCCATCGGCGTCTGATATATATGCAATTTGCAAGGGACAAGCAGTTCCTACGAATCTAAGGCCAGATGTGTGGCAAGCATGTTTAGATGTTACCGATCGAGGCAATCAATTAAGTCATTTTAACGAAGTTTTTGATTTACCCGAACAAAATGTTGTTCGTGAAGATTGCCAGCAATTGGTTG CAAAGTTAGGAAACGACGATGAGGACAAAGTATCTGTCGTTTCCGATTTAGAgtctattttaacattttattgCAAGAGCAAGGGGAAAGAATATAAAAGAGGGAACGGATGGCTGGAGTTATTGGGTCCTTTAATAGCTTTAAAACTTCCTCGTAGCGCTacatataatttatttgagaCAATAATAGATATTTATATTCCTAGGTACAGTATCGAATCAGATTACTATCCTCGAAATAACAATAAATGCAATTCCTATCTCTATGTATGTATTTTCAGAGATGAAACCTACAGTTCTGTATTAAGATTGTTATTGCTTTACCATGAACCAGAATTATGTTGTTTCTTGGACACGAAAAGAGTTTCGCCAGATCAATACACGAAAGGATGGGTAACTACTTTGTTCGCTGGTGTGTGTTCGCTACCAGCTGTATGTACAATGTGGGATTTGTATTTTATGCAAGCCGATCCGTTCTTCATGTTATTTCTTTCGCTTATTATGGTGATAAACGCTAG AGAGCAAATTTTAAGTATGATGAGCAACGATAAACAGAGTATAATAGATGCGATAGCTGCTCTGCCTTGTGCTTTAGAAGCGGAGGATGTGACAGACTTTTGCTCTCTGGCGCAATATTACGCGATGAAGACGCCAGCCTCTTTTAAGCACGATTTGTACCCGGTGATGTTCGGCGAGGGTTTCGACGGGAAATATATATCGCACGCGCTATGCTTGCCTGTCTCGGCTCAAGAATTAGTCGAGAACTCTATTGAAAGTCCGTCCGTACCAAATACATCCGTTGAATCAGTCAGATTTTTCCTAGTGGATTGCAGACCTGCCGAGCAATACAATGCGGGACATCTGCCGACAGCGTTTCACTTAGATTGTAATTTG ATGCTACAAGAACCGGCTGCGTTCTCCACAGCGGTGCAAGGATTGTTGCAGGCACAACGACAAGCGCTGGCTGTTGGGTCGCAAGCTGGCGGCGAACATCTTTGCTTTTTAGGAAGTGGCAGGCAAGAAGAGGATCGCTATACACACATGGTAGTCTCGTTCTTCTTGCAGAGGCACACGCAGTACGTCAGCATGGTCACGTCCGGATACCAAG CCATACACGAGTACTTTGGTGACGAAGTCGTTTCTAGTCTCGTCGATCACAATTCGCAGCATTGTTTAGTATGCAACGCTAACATGTCCGAAACGAATTCTAACGAATCGAGTCCAGCCAAGGTGAAGAATAACAATTCCGATTTCCTCGGGAAGATAAAGAAAGTGAAAGGAAAGTTGTTCGATTATATTGTCAATCCATCAGCAAGTGTTCAAAACAGCGTGGAGAATAGGAATGGTAAAGATCCAGAGTATACTAAACGGCAAAAGAAAACCGCCCCTGTGTTTAGCATAGATGATGATCAGGAATCGG ATATGGTTATGACGAATCACGAGAGCGAAGAACCGGTCGAAGTAGTCTCCATCCAACAATGGATGAAGGATCCAAAATTGCTACATTCCTTTAAATGCCAAGAAGTGAAAGTGAATAGAGATCTCTGTGATAG TATACTTTTGGTTACTGACACTCACCTTATTGTACTCCGGGAAATACCAGAACGAAAAGGTGCGGCGCACGTAATTGTCAAGCGTCCGTTGACGAGTATTGTTAAGATTACCTCTAGAAAACGAAACCCGGATTTGATCACGTTCAAATACGGTACAACGCAGTACAATGACACGGTCATCTCGGACATGGACAAATTTCTAATTCCTAACGCGACCGAGGCCACTAAATTGATCACACAGCGAATCCTGGAACAATTGGAAACAACCAATTAA